In Pangasianodon hypophthalmus isolate fPanHyp1 chromosome 3, fPanHyp1.pri, whole genome shotgun sequence, a single genomic region encodes these proteins:
- the ckba gene encoding creatine kinase, brain a isoform X1, translated as MPFGNTHNQLKLKYSAEEEYPDLTKHNNHMAKVLTPAMYERLRSKQTPSGFTLDDVIQTGVDNPGHPFIMTVGCVAGDEETYEVFKDLLDPVIEDRHGGYKPTDKHKTDLNPDNLKGGDDLDPNYVLSSRVRTGRSIRGFCLPPHCSRGERRAIEKLSVEALGALSGDLKGKYYALKNMTEAEQQQLIDDHFLFDKPVSPLLLASGMARDWPDARGIWHNDNKTFLVWVNEEDHLRVISMQKGGNMKEVFNRFCTGLTKIEELFKSKGHAFMWNEHLGYVLTCPSNLGTGLRGGVHVKLPNLSKHNKFEEVLKRLRLQKRGTGGVDTAAVGGVFDISNADRLGFSEVELVQMVVDGVKLLVEMEKRLEKGQAIDDLIPAQK; from the exons ATGCCTTTCGGAAACACCCACAACCAGCTGAAGCTGAAGTACTCGGCTGAAGAAGAGTATCCCGACCTGACCAAGCACAACAACCACATGGCCAAAGTGCTCACCCCTGCCATGTACGAGCGCCTGCGCAGCAAACAGACACCGAGTGGCTTCACGCTGGATGATGTGATTCAGACTGGAGTCGATAACCCAG GCCACCCCTTCATTATGACTGTGGGCTGTGTGGCCGGAGATGAGGAGACCTATGAGGTGTTTAAGGATCTGCTGGACCCCGTCATCGAGGACAGACATGGTGGATACAAACCCACTGATAAACACAAAACTGACCTGAACCCAGACAACCTCAAG ggtgGGGATGATCTGGATCCCAACTACGTGTTGAGTTCTCGTGTGCGAACAGGCAGGAGCATCCGTGGCTTTTGCCTGCCACCACACTGCAGTCGTGGAGAGAGGAGAGCTATTGAAAAACTCTCTGTGGAAG CTTTAGGTGCCCTGAGTGGAGATCTGAAAGGGAAATACTATGCTCTGAAAAATATGACAGAAGCggaacagcagcagctgattgatgaccacttcctgtttgacaAGCCTGTGTCTCCCCTGCTTTTGGCCTCTGGAATGGCCCGTGATTGGCCCGATGCCAGGGGAATATG GCACAATGACAACAAGACATTCCTTGTGTGGGTGAATGAGGAGGATCACTTGCGTGTCATTTCCATGCAGAAAGGTGGCAACATGAAGGAAGTGTTTAATCGTTTCTGCACAGGCCTCACCAAG ATCGAGGAGCTGTTCAAGAGCAAGGGGCATGCGTTCATGTGGAATGAGCACCTGGGCTACGTCCTCACCTGCCCATCTAACCTGGGTACAGGGCTGCGTGGAGGTGTGCATGTCAAACTCCCCAATCTGAGCAAGCACAACAAGTTTGAGGAGGTGCTCAAGAGATTACGCCTGCAGAAGCGTGGAACAG GTGGTGTGGACACTGCTGCAGTGGGTGGTGTGTTTGATATCTCTAATGCTGACCGGCTGGGCTTCTCTGAGGTGGAGCTCGTTCAGATGGTGGTAGATGGAGTCAAGCTGCTTGTGGAGATGGAGAAGCGACTGGAGAAAGGCCAGGCCATTGATGACCTCATACCTGCTCAAAAGTAA
- the ckba gene encoding creatine kinase, brain a isoform X2, producing the protein MTFLCRLCSCVLLYLCSNQKMSTLTIKKLSAEEEYPDLSQHNNHMAKVLTLDMYKKLRERSTPNGFTVDNVIQTGVDNPGHPFIMTVGCVAGDEETYEVFKDLLDPVIEDRHGGYKPTDKHKTDLNPDNLKGGDDLDPNYVLSSRVRTGRSIRGFCLPPHCSRGERRAIEKLSVEALGALSGDLKGKYYALKNMTEAEQQQLIDDHFLFDKPVSPLLLASGMARDWPDARGIWHNDNKTFLVWVNEEDHLRVISMQKGGNMKEVFNRFCTGLTKIEELFKSKGHAFMWNEHLGYVLTCPSNLGTGLRGGVHVKLPNLSKHNKFEEVLKRLRLQKRGTGGVDTAAVGGVFDISNADRLGFSEVELVQMVVDGVKLLVEMEKRLEKGQAIDDLIPAQK; encoded by the exons ATGACTTTTCTCTGTAGATTGTGTTCTTGTGTCCTCTTGTATTTGTGTAGCAATCAAAAAATGAGCACTCTTACCATCAAGAAACTCTCTGCTGAGGAGGAATACCCAGACCTCAGCCAGCACAACAACCATATGGCcaaagttctgacactggatATGTACAAGAAGCTCCGTGAGCGTTCCACTCCCAACGGCTTCACCGTAGATAATGTCATTCAGACTGGTGTAGATAATCCCG GCCACCCCTTCATTATGACTGTGGGCTGTGTGGCCGGAGATGAGGAGACCTATGAGGTGTTTAAGGATCTGCTGGACCCCGTCATCGAGGACAGACATGGTGGATACAAACCCACTGATAAACACAAAACTGACCTGAACCCAGACAACCTCAAG ggtgGGGATGATCTGGATCCCAACTACGTGTTGAGTTCTCGTGTGCGAACAGGCAGGAGCATCCGTGGCTTTTGCCTGCCACCACACTGCAGTCGTGGAGAGAGGAGAGCTATTGAAAAACTCTCTGTGGAAG CTTTAGGTGCCCTGAGTGGAGATCTGAAAGGGAAATACTATGCTCTGAAAAATATGACAGAAGCggaacagcagcagctgattgatgaccacttcctgtttgacaAGCCTGTGTCTCCCCTGCTTTTGGCCTCTGGAATGGCCCGTGATTGGCCCGATGCCAGGGGAATATG GCACAATGACAACAAGACATTCCTTGTGTGGGTGAATGAGGAGGATCACTTGCGTGTCATTTCCATGCAGAAAGGTGGCAACATGAAGGAAGTGTTTAATCGTTTCTGCACAGGCCTCACCAAG ATCGAGGAGCTGTTCAAGAGCAAGGGGCATGCGTTCATGTGGAATGAGCACCTGGGCTACGTCCTCACCTGCCCATCTAACCTGGGTACAGGGCTGCGTGGAGGTGTGCATGTCAAACTCCCCAATCTGAGCAAGCACAACAAGTTTGAGGAGGTGCTCAAGAGATTACGCCTGCAGAAGCGTGGAACAG GTGGTGTGGACACTGCTGCAGTGGGTGGTGTGTTTGATATCTCTAATGCTGACCGGCTGGGCTTCTCTGAGGTGGAGCTCGTTCAGATGGTGGTAGATGGAGTCAAGCTGCTTGTGGAGATGGAGAAGCGACTGGAGAAAGGCCAGGCCATTGATGACCTCATACCTGCTCAAAAGTAA